The genome window AACAGGGTGCCGCTGCGTATGCTCAGCTTCCCAAACTCAGCTTCGACTACGCCCTGATGGAAAAGACCCGCAAAGCGCTCGTTATTCGCGCTGCCTTCACCTGGGACGACCTGGGCGACTGGAACGCGCTCGAACGGGTCCTGGGCTCCCAGGACGGAGGGAATGCCGTCGTCGGCCGGCACCTGGGTGTCGACACACACGGCGCGATCATCTACAGCACCGATGAACGCGACCTGATTGTTACGCTCGGCCTGGAAGACCTGGTCATCGTGCGAACGGGCCACACCACGTTGATTGCCCGCAAGGACCGCGTACAGGAACTGAAGACCATCCTGGTCCGATTGCGGGAGTCGCCCGACCTGAGTCAGTTCGTCTGAGTGCGTGTCAGCTCCGGCAGGGCCACAGCCGCGCCGACTCGGGATTGTCGAGGCCGCGCCGTAGGGCGAGTGCCACATCCAAGGTGACACGCCACTGATGCACGCGCCACTGGCCGTCTTCTCCCAGGCGCATCACCACGTCGACGCTACGCCGGCCCGACATCGGCCGGAGTGTTGCCGCGGCCCACTGGGCGTAGCAGTAAGAGTCCGCGAATGCGGCAATGTTGCCCTGGGGAGCATAAAAGTGCAGCGCCAGCCTGTGATTCCAGGTCACGAACCGCTGCTGGTTCCCGGAGGCGGCAGCACGTATGGCGTCGTCCAATGCCGCCTGAGCAAAATATGTAGTCAGACCGCTCGTGTCTCCGGTAAATAGGGCATAGGACAGTTCCAGCAGAGCTTTCTTGTATGCGTCGGCCAGTTCGTCGCGTCGGGACTCGGCAGGAGGAACATACTGTGTCCGGTCGGGCGTCCAGTTAAGGTTTGAGAGGTCCAGGGACCGCGCCTGGATGACCGCCTGGGCCTCGGTCCGCAGGGCGGCTTCCTGCAGCCGCTCCTGAAGATGTACCCAGGGGCCGGTCAGCAGCATTCCGCCGAGAACAGTCAACAGACCGGTGAGCATCAGAGCGACCAGGATCCTACTTTTCACCGTGAATCCTTGAAGAGGGGCGTCGTCACTCCTTCACCAAACAGCGCGAATCGGATGAACCGGGCCTTGGGAGGCAACACGGGGATCTCGTAACGTGCCCGTCCATCGACCACGGGAATCACATCTTCGCGCAAAGATCGCCCTTCGGCCGACAGAACGGTCGCGGTCACCCCGGTGCCCGTGTCGACCAGGGCGCCGTGCACTGTCACGAGGGGCCCCAGGATGATCACCCGGCCCTGACGCTTCACGCGGAACGATCCTCGCCTGAGCCCGGGCCGGGCCGTCAGACCCACGCGAGCGGACTGCAGGGAACCAGCCTGTAGAAAGAAACGATACCGACCTGCACGGAGCGGTGCCACGTTCAGCGAGGCCTCTCCGTCTATGGCAGGAACCGTGGCCATGAAGCGGAGGTCCTGTGGCCCCAGCCCGATGTATGTCACGGCCGAACCTGTCACGATCTCATTGCCGCGCCGATCACGAAGGTTCTCGGCATCCAGGCGCCAGCCCCCCTGGGCATCAGCCCAAGCAATCTGAGCTGGTGCCTCAAGGACTCCGCTGCTGGCGGCTCCAGGCAACAGGTCTGTGACCACAAGTTCGCGCCGGGTCGCATCCGCGGTCACGCTGACTTTCAGTTCCCCTACTCCGGTACCAGCGCGAAGTGGAGTCCACATCAGAAGGTGACGGGGCGTGGCCTCCCGCCGGGTGCTCGTTCCGTCCGGCAGAAAAGTGAGAATGCGCACGGGCCTCACCGGGACATTTCCAAATCGGTCAACCGGCTGGGCCACCAACAGTGGTCGTGGCCCCCCGACGACGCGTACCGCACGCGGTTGCGACTCCGCGTGGATACGGACGGCACTTCCTGCTTCCAACCGCAACATGCCACGCTGAGAACGTTGTCCAGCGGTCACACGATAGTGCAGTTGACCCGCGCGATGGTAGGTGAGAGAAAGTGAGGCTCCGCCATTTTTCACGACGGTGCGGGCTGTAATAGGGCCAGCAGGGGTAGCAAGTTCCAGGGTGACGACGGTTCCCTCCGGCAATGACCCGCGGGTGGAGTCCAAGACCTTCACCAATACCTTGCCTGAGACCTCCCGCGCCTGCACCTGGAAAGGCCCCACCAGTGGAGTTGGTGCCTCCACCGGCTGCGTGCGGCAGGCTGAAAGCACCAGGATGGCGCTCAGGGCCAGGACGGAAACCGTCCTCACTCTTCGCCTCTTTTGAAATCATGCACCCAGACTGCGTAACGACGGTCTCCCGCTAACGCAAAGGTTTCGGTGGGCTGTAAAGCGCGGGTCTGAACCTGCAGACCCTCCACGCTGCGCTTCACGGCCATCAGGACGCGGTAACCGGGCGGCAAGTCTGCGCGCAGAGGCATGCGCTGCTGGTCGCCTGGGGCAAGAGAACGCGGCAGAAATGTATGGTTGACCCAGGCCAGATCCTGACCTTGGTAGAGGCCAAGAAGCAGGTGACCAATGGTCGACTCACTGGTCCCAAGGTTGACGACCGTTGAGGCCACCATACGGAGCCCAGGTTCGGTCCACACGCCCAGGGTACGGGAGAGGTCTCGACTGGACACCACTCCCTTGGCATCCACCGCCGCACTGGCCACCAGGCGCTCAGTCACCACGCTTTCCACAGCGTCGAACCGAATCACAAAAGGGGTGGTTTCACCGGGAAGAAGCTTGTGTATCACGGCTGTTTCCGCGTTGTTGCGCGCGATCTCACGGCCCCCTGCGTCCCGGAGTAAACCTGTGATGGTGGTATCCGCCGGTCGCGCGTCCACGTTGGTGAGGGTGCCTACCATCGCAAGCTCGCGCTCTGCTCCACCGTCTGGCGAGGGACGCAGGTAGCTCACCAGACGTACCGGGCCCAAGGAAAGCCGTGGACGGTCAAGAACGCTTCCCGCCTTGACCCCGACGCCCTGAAGGCGCCGGGCGGGGATAGCGTACGCGACCTGAGGCTGGACCATGAACCGGCCTGGTGGACGGGCCTGAAGGAGGGGTCGCGCCTGGATGCGCCAGCCTCTGGGCGTGCGGCGCAGATCGTGACGCAGAACATCCGTGAACTCTCCTAGCGCTGTGAACCACCGCAGGCGCACTTGCACCGTTGCCCGCGCCCCCACGACGCCGGATTTCCCCTGGTAGCGCACGCGATCTATCTCAATGTCGCTGAGCTTGGCATAGCCCGTACGCAGCCCACCCTGGACCGACAAGTCAAGCAACCAGCGCTCCTCAGAGAGCTTTTCCAGTGGATCAATCAGGGTGTAGGCCGCGGCGAACCGGCGGAAATCAATATTGTCCCAGTAGCTCATCACGACGCGGTCGGGCGTCTGTGCCGCGTGCAGGGTCCTCCATGTAGACATGCCCACTCCCACCGCAAGGACAACCAGAAACGCGCCGCCCGCGAGCCGGATGGTTTTTACCCGCCCAGGGGGTAGAGTCCATCCGGCAGGGGGCGGCAGCACCGTGAGATTCACGTCGCTCTCCGGCAGTCGAACTGGCCGCTTCCACAGCAGCAGAAGCGAGAGCAGGGCGAGGACAGGGGCAGCAACGGGCAGCACCCCCCACATGGCGACCTGGTAGGGCGGGAGTTCGGGCCGGGGAAGCCGTTCCGGCAAGGGGGGAATATCTTCGCGCTCCCACAGTGCGATCCCGTTTTCCAGTGTTCCCAGCCGGTGCCAGCCACTGAAATACAGCAACGGGTCGTAGAAAGCGTCGTTGCTGAACACGTATTTGAGGTTGTACTTCTCGGGTACGGTCAGGAACCGGCGCAGACTCTCCAGTCCGGCGGTGCCGCTGAACTTGGCCCCTTCCAGGCGCTCGATGGGTGTGGCGGTCAGTTCCGGTAGCCGACGCGCAGAATGGTAGTTGCCGTCCGGCGTGCTGGCGCGCGTGTTTGCCGACAGCCACGCCATCTGATCTCCGAACCCCAGGGTCAGATAGCGGTAGCGCCAATGCAGGTCTTTTTCCAGGAAATTCACGATCGGCGCGATATCAATCGGCTCAGGCTGGAATTTGCGGTAGCGCGTGAGGGTACTGACGGAGATCGCGCCGACGGTGCTGAACACCAGAAGCAGAGCCAGGGAGACGTTGAGACCGTGACGTGTCAGGACAGCGCGAAGCCAGGCGCCGAGCACCCCAACCCTGACGCTCTCCACAGCCAAGCCCACGAACGGCAGGATCAGGATAGTCGCCCAGAACGTGAAGCGGTCCAGGGTCAGGATGTCAAAAGCGCCGCGCAGGAGTGCCCTCGGCACGGGGGTGGTGCCTCCAGTGCCCAGCACGAACAGCAAACTCAGGCTGGCCACGATCGGCCAGCGCCATGAGCGCATCTGCGCCCAGGCAAAAGGCAGAAACAGGACCGTGCTGGCCCAGGGGATCAGCCAGAACACCAGTCCTGCCGCCTGGTTCTGAAGAAAGTTGTCCCGGCTGGCATGGGGAATGGGCACCTGTTCAATCGGATCTGCGCGGCTCCACAGCCAGTACGGCAGCACCACGATCACCAGCATCATGATGGTGAGCACGGCGAAGAGAACAGCCCGCCCGGCACGCGGCAGGATTATGGGGAGCGCTGCCAGACGCCCCCGTCCAGGCGGCAGCTCGCGCCACCGCACTGTGGCCAGAACTACCACCAGCAGGGCCGGGGCGGTAAAGAAGACACTCCCAAACAGGGTCGTGACATGGTGGGCCGCCGTGGTGGCGGCCATCCACAGCACCGCGATGATCAACGCCCGTTTGTTACTGTCACGAACCCAGACCCAGCCGAAGGGAATGGCATTGAGCAAGAAGGCCAGTGAAAGCGTGGTGGGCAGCTGACCGAAGACATGAACGGTCTCGGTGATGGAACTTGAAAGTGCCAGGGCCACGCAGGCGTACCCGGCCGCCCGGGCAGGCACGATCAAGCTGGAAAAACGGTAGACCCCGACCGTGAGTAGCAGCAGGGCACCTAACTGCACCACCGCGAACCCAAGCTTGAGCCCCACGAACTTGCTGGCCAGTGCGATGAGGTAATGGGCGAGCGGAGGATACGACACCAGCCAGAACCCAGTATACCAGCGAGGTTCCCAGGGATCGAACCAGTTCGCTGCGTAATGCGCACCGAAGAAAATATGAATCAGCGCGTCATAGGTCCTGACAAACGACTGGTTGAAGAGCAGGGTCCCGTGCAGCAGCAGCACCATACAGAGCGCGACGGCAAGCAGACGCAGGCCGTCACGGGCTATGGAAGTGCTGGGGTCGGGGGCCATAGTGTGGGGTCGCGGGTCAGGCCCGTCTGGAAGGGGTCATTCTACGGACCTGGTGCCGCTCAAGCGGAGACGTGCCTTTCAATGATTCCCAGGAGGTCCTGACGGGAGAAGGGTTTGGTCAGAACGCCAACGGCGCCCAGTTCTCGTGCCTGGCGTTCGTCGCTCTCCTGCCCCCGGGACGTGAGAATCACCACTGCAGGGCCCGGACGGCCTCTGAGCCGTTCGAGCAGCCCGAATCCGTCCAACACTGGCATGCTCAGGTCCGAGATAATCAGGTTCGTTTCTGGATGTTCATCCAGCTGGCTGAGTGCCTGCTCGCCATCACCGGCCATGACGACTCTGCATCCCAGACGCGTGACGACATGTTCGATGAGGTGCCGGATGTAGGGTTCGTCGTCCACTACGAGGACCGTGCAGCTCATGTCAGTGCGGCCCCGCCGGGCTGCTTTCCAGGGTGTCCTGGATGGGAATCACCTGATTGAGTAACGTTAATTCCAGCACTTTCTGCACCATAGGACTCGGCGAGACGATCACCAGGTCGCCCCCGTGCTGCCGGGCGGACTTGAGCCCGGACACTACAGAAGCCAGCCCCGCGGAATCCATGAAGTCAACGCCCTGCATCGTCACCAGGCAGCGGGCCAGGCCGGCCTCCCGCGTCTCCTCGAAGCACTCCCTCAGACGGGGAGCTTCGTGAGCATCAAGACGTCCAGTAACAGTGATGTGCGCCGTACCCTGCGCGTATTGCGTCCATTCAATCATGCTGAACCTCCTGCGTCGAAGACAAGACGAACCTGATTCCTCTCCCCTACACGCTCGTAAGATACGGATTTGCTGCACCGCTGCACGAGCGGGAGACCATACCCCCCCTCCCGCAGTTCCCCCATTGGCCGCACCTCGGTCGCGGTCGGGTTAAAGGGGGCGCCGTCATCTTCGAGGATGACCTCGTATTCGCCTACAAGGTCACGAACTTCAAGGTGGAGTGTCCGCGCTCCGCCGTGGCGGATGGCGTTTCCAGCAAGCTCTGTGACCACCAGATCAACCAGCACCACCTGAGCGGCACGGGCACACTGCTGTTGCACGAAGGCGCCAAGTTGTGCGAGCTGTGACGTATCGGCAGGAACGGTGATGGCGCTCATGCGGCCTCCGGGTTGTATTGAACCAGAGCGAGGGTAAAATCGTCCGTGATGGTCCAGCCGCGCAGCTGACGCATGATCTCCCGGAACGTTCCTTCGCGGGTGACCTGACCATGCAGCACCGCTTCAAGGCGTGCAAGGCCAAACAGTTCCGTGCCGCCTGGAGTCTCACGTTCAGCTTCACTGAGCCCGTCGGTGTACAGGCACAGCAGGTCACCCGCCTGCAGGCGCCCTTCCCGCAGGGGATACCCCGGCAGCCGGAACGTGCCGAGTGGCGGGGCGGTCGCTTTGAGCGTTTCGACGGCCCCCGAGGCCCGGCGGATGTAGATGGGTGGATGACCCATATTCAGGTACTGGAAACGTCCGTCCGGGTGGAATTTCAGCGCGGCAACACTCGCAAACATCTCTGCATCCTCCAGATATCCGTGCAGGCTGCGGGCAAGCGCTTCACCCACATCGTCATGCTCTACGGCCAGGACCATGTTGGACACGAACATGCCGGTAAACAGCGCCGCCGGGACGCCCTTCCCGCTGACATCACCAATCACGATCCAGTCGCCGTAGCTGGCCAGGAAGTCTCCCCCAACCTCACGGGCGGGGCGCAGGAGGGACGTCACGGCATAGTGGCGGGGGAGCTGGAGGGTCTCCGGCACCACCCGCCTCCAGATTCGTGCGGCGGTAGCACGCTCATTTTCCGCCACTTCGGCCAAGATCCGTTCGGCCCGTGCCCGCATGGCCTCTTCCGTTGCGCTGATGAGGTCACCCAGCGTCTCCGCGAGACGAGCGTCACCCGCCGTGAACATGGCGGGCTTATCCCAGAAGGCGACCCAACCGTTGGTAAATGGAACACCAAGCACGTGTTCGGGCGGCTGGAGCTCTCTACTTTCAAAGCCAAACACCCGTCCGGACGGACGGTCCTGCCGGTGCAGCCAGTCCGGTACGGGGGTCACCCACGACCCGTCGAGATTCAGGGCGCTGCCCCGGGCTCCCATCACCCCCTGTGCATCGCGCACCAGGTCCCACAAGCCCATCGCGTCGTTGGCCCGTACGGCCCGCTGCACAGCCTGCTGCAGGAAGACCACCTGGTCGTAGCAATCTCCAAGGGCAGTCATTGTGGACTGCATCAGGTCATCAGACACCCGCTTACACCGTTTCCTCGATAGGCAGGATGTGGTACAGCCCGGTGATCTCCAGAATCACCCGCACTGGGTCCTGCAAGCCCCGGATGCTGAACGAGTGTCCTGCCTCACGGGCTTTCTTGTACAGGTTGATCAACGCCGCGAGCGCGGTCGAGTCAATGAAATTCACATGGGTGAGGTCCAGCT of Deinococcus malanensis contains these proteins:
- a CDS encoding ATP-binding protein, producing MSAITVPADTSQLAQLGAFVQQQCARAAQVVLVDLVVTELAGNAIRHGGARTLHLEVRDLVGEYEVILEDDGAPFNPTATEVRPMGELREGGYGLPLVQRCSKSVSYERVGERNQVRLVFDAGGSA
- a CDS encoding STAS domain-containing protein; translated protein: MDIERRQETERAVLALKGRFDAHQVPRFKAQVEPVEHPLQLDLTHVNFIDSTALAALINLYKKAREAGHSFSIRGLQDPVRVILEITGLYHILPIEETV
- a CDS encoding PP2C family protein-serine/threonine phosphatase, producing the protein MTALGDCYDQVVFLQQAVQRAVRANDAMGLWDLVRDAQGVMGARGSALNLDGSWVTPVPDWLHRQDRPSGRVFGFESRELQPPEHVLGVPFTNGWVAFWDKPAMFTAGDARLAETLGDLISATEEAMRARAERILAEVAENERATAARIWRRVVPETLQLPRHYAVTSLLRPAREVGGDFLASYGDWIVIGDVSGKGVPAALFTGMFVSNMVLAVEHDDVGEALARSLHGYLEDAEMFASVAALKFHPDGRFQYLNMGHPPIYIRRASGAVETLKATAPPLGTFRLPGYPLREGRLQAGDLLCLYTDGLSEAERETPGGTELFGLARLEAVLHGQVTREGTFREIMRQLRGWTITDDFTLALVQYNPEAA
- a CDS encoding response regulator, with product MDDEPYIRHLIEHVVTRLGCRVVMAGDGEQALSQLDEHPETNLIISDLSMPVLDGFGLLERLRGRPGPAVVILTSRGQESDERQARELGAVGVLTKPFSRQDLLGIIERHVSA
- a CDS encoding STAS domain-containing protein; protein product: MIEWTQYAQGTAHITVTGRLDAHEAPRLRECFEETREAGLARCLVTMQGVDFMDSAGLASVVSGLKSARQHGGDLVIVSPSPMVQKVLELTLLNQVIPIQDTLESSPAGPH